One part of the Arthrobacter sp. EM1 genome encodes these proteins:
- a CDS encoding TOBE domain-containing protein — MPNIRVSEAARLLGVSDDTIRRWTENGSLTPHKDDAGRHAVDGLELARLAREQAQLPDDPARAGSSARNRFVGLVTAITADTVMAQVELQCGPFRVVSLMSSEAVHELGLELGSVATAVVKATTVILETPRGKGAV; from the coding sequence ATGCCTAATATTCGCGTTTCCGAGGCGGCCCGGCTGCTGGGTGTTAGTGATGACACCATCCGGCGCTGGACCGAAAACGGAAGCCTGACCCCGCACAAGGACGACGCCGGGCGCCACGCCGTGGACGGGCTGGAACTCGCGCGGCTCGCCCGGGAGCAGGCCCAGCTTCCCGATGACCCGGCCAGAGCGGGCAGCTCGGCCCGCAACCGCTTCGTTGGCCTCGTCACAGCAATCACCGCCGACACCGTTATGGCCCAGGTGGAACTGCAGTGCGGGCCGTTCCGCGTGGTGTCGCTGATGAGCAGCGAAGCTGTGCACGAACTGGGGCTGGAACTTGGCTCTGTCGCCACTGCCGTTGTTAAGGCCACCACGGTGATCCTGGAGACGCCGCGCGGTAAGGGCGCCGTATGA
- a CDS encoding FAD-binding oxidoreductase, translated as MKWVRPENPDYDETRKLFNAMIDRRPAVIAQCADPGEVAEALQYAKDNSLAVAVRAGGHSVAGMSTNDDGLVVDVRPMRSISVDPDNKTVTVGAGVTWGEFDRATQEHGLACTGGRASTTGVAGFTLGGGSGWLERSYGFACDNLLSVKLVTASAERVTASAQENPELFWALHGGGGNFGIATEFTFRLHHLGPGVQAGLMLWPGDASTEISRAYRELCLAAPDAVGTALVFLTAPPEPFVPAGMVGKQGVGIAYLYAGDPTDGAEHAAPFRELGPAVDLVSEMNYADFQCMIDDPPNLYNYWSADYHNELPDTALDVLVESAQNLPGPHSQLLVASWGGAVAGPAAAQTPLQNRNARWVSHPFGLEETPEGGQVAKAWVKKFRQDISPYATGGVWLNFVGDEGQDRVRAAFGEENYNRLAQVKLEFDPENTFRGNQNIRPAAT; from the coding sequence ATGAAATGGGTCAGGCCGGAGAACCCGGACTACGACGAAACACGCAAACTTTTCAACGCGATGATCGATCGGCGCCCGGCCGTCATCGCCCAATGTGCGGACCCGGGCGAGGTGGCCGAGGCTTTGCAGTACGCCAAGGACAACAGCCTGGCCGTTGCCGTCCGCGCTGGCGGGCATTCCGTTGCCGGTATGTCAACCAATGACGACGGTTTGGTAGTCGACGTCCGGCCGATGAGGTCAATCTCGGTGGACCCGGACAACAAGACGGTGACGGTGGGAGCCGGCGTGACGTGGGGAGAGTTCGACCGGGCCACGCAGGAACACGGCCTCGCCTGCACCGGCGGGCGGGCTTCCACCACCGGCGTCGCGGGATTCACACTGGGCGGCGGTTCGGGGTGGCTCGAGCGCTCCTACGGCTTCGCCTGCGACAACCTGCTTTCCGTCAAGCTCGTGACAGCCTCCGCAGAGCGGGTGACCGCCAGCGCCCAGGAGAACCCCGAGCTGTTCTGGGCCCTCCACGGCGGCGGAGGCAATTTCGGCATCGCCACCGAGTTCACGTTCCGCCTGCACCACCTTGGTCCTGGGGTTCAGGCGGGCCTGATGCTCTGGCCCGGCGATGCCTCGACCGAGATCAGCCGCGCCTACCGCGAACTTTGCCTTGCCGCCCCCGACGCCGTGGGCACTGCCCTGGTGTTCCTGACGGCACCGCCGGAACCGTTCGTTCCAGCCGGGATGGTGGGGAAACAAGGAGTAGGGATCGCCTATCTTTATGCGGGAGACCCCACTGACGGTGCTGAACACGCTGCGCCGTTCCGGGAGTTGGGCCCGGCAGTGGATCTGGTCAGCGAAATGAACTATGCCGATTTCCAGTGCATGATCGACGACCCGCCAAACCTGTACAACTACTGGAGCGCCGATTACCACAACGAGTTGCCGGACACCGCCCTGGACGTGCTCGTGGAGTCAGCGCAGAACCTGCCCGGCCCCCACTCCCAACTTCTGGTTGCCAGCTGGGGCGGGGCGGTGGCGGGGCCGGCGGCTGCCCAGACACCGCTGCAGAACCGCAACGCCAGGTGGGTCTCGCACCCGTTCGGGCTGGAGGAAACACCGGAAGGCGGCCAGGTGGCCAAGGCCTGGGTGAAGAAGTTCCGCCAGGACATCTCCCCCTATGCCACGGGCGGCGTCTGGCTGAACTTCGTCGGCGACGAAGGCCAGGACCGGGTCCGGGCAGCCTTCGGCGAGGAGAACTACAACCGGCTGGCCCAGGTGAAACTGGAGTTCGATCCGGAGAACACGTTTCGCGGCAACCAGAACATCCGGCCCGCCGCTACCTGA
- a CDS encoding AI-2E family transporter, giving the protein MGSPEQTTPWSDSLGRASIRTAQVLLLLVLSVVVVYALIQVRLVVIPALLALILAAAIAPFVHWLRRRGWPSTAATTVSFLALLIAFGAVITGIVVAVVSQADQLASKATEGFDRVHAFIRTGPIPVDDQQIQQARDAVVDFATSSTVGAGAISGLSAAGNVITGALLMAVILFFFLKDGQSIWAFVLRAFKGPNLVKARRAGERSLNVLGGYVRGTSIVALVDAFFIGLALVIMGVPLALPLAALTFIGAFIPLIGATLAGTLAALVALVANGPVAALIVIIVVIAVNQLEGNFLQPVVMGQALSVHALVILLALTAGTILAGIIGAILAVPLVAVAWAAIKAWNSGDDITPEAIAAAEHETRLNERGDGVRSKPRRGRGRQNDGSDAAAADVPQD; this is encoded by the coding sequence ATGGGCAGTCCGGAACAGACAACCCCCTGGAGCGACAGCCTGGGCCGCGCCAGCATCAGGACCGCACAGGTCCTCCTGCTGCTGGTCCTGTCAGTGGTGGTGGTCTATGCCCTGATCCAGGTGCGCCTCGTGGTGATTCCCGCGCTGCTGGCCCTGATCCTCGCCGCCGCGATCGCACCCTTCGTCCACTGGCTGCGCCGCCGGGGCTGGCCCAGCACCGCCGCCACCACAGTCTCGTTCCTGGCACTCCTGATCGCGTTCGGCGCTGTCATCACGGGCATCGTGGTCGCCGTCGTCAGCCAGGCCGACCAACTGGCCAGCAAGGCCACGGAGGGCTTCGACCGGGTTCACGCATTTATTCGTACGGGTCCGATCCCGGTTGATGACCAGCAGATCCAGCAGGCGCGGGACGCCGTCGTCGATTTCGCCACCAGCAGCACCGTGGGCGCGGGCGCCATTTCCGGGCTCAGTGCGGCCGGCAACGTCATCACCGGGGCCCTCCTGATGGCTGTCATCCTGTTCTTTTTCCTCAAAGACGGCCAGAGCATCTGGGCCTTTGTGCTGCGGGCGTTCAAGGGCCCGAACCTGGTGAAGGCACGCCGTGCCGGGGAGCGCAGCCTGAACGTGCTCGGCGGCTACGTGCGCGGAACATCCATAGTGGCCCTGGTCGACGCCTTTTTTATTGGCCTGGCTCTGGTAATAATGGGCGTTCCGCTCGCGCTGCCGCTGGCCGCACTGACCTTCATTGGCGCCTTTATCCCGCTGATCGGCGCTACCCTTGCCGGCACGCTCGCGGCCCTTGTCGCGCTGGTTGCCAACGGCCCGGTCGCGGCCCTGATCGTTATCATCGTTGTGATCGCAGTCAACCAGCTGGAGGGGAACTTCCTGCAGCCCGTGGTGATGGGCCAGGCCCTCAGCGTCCATGCCCTGGTGATTCTGCTGGCCCTAACGGCCGGCACCATCCTCGCCGGCATCATCGGCGCGATCCTTGCCGTCCCCTTGGTGGCTGTGGCCTGGGCCGCGATCAAGGCCTGGAATTCCGGAGACGACATTACCCCCGAGGCCATTGCAGCGGCCGAACACGAAACCCGACTGAACGAAAGGGGCGACGGCGTGCGGTCCAAGCCTAGGCGTGGGCGGGGCCGGCAGAACGACGGGTCGGACGCTGCCGCCGCCGATGTCCCACAGGACTGA
- a CDS encoding DUF4031 domain-containing protein encodes MAIYLDPPLWPAHGTHFSHLVSDASLAELHDFAAAAGIPERAFDGDHYDVAEARYSSLVAAGAIPVEGRILVRRLIASGLRIPARRRSGSLKLPLLTRWNGTLPGHDALFLDLLDRWGEEHRKYHGRTHLLAVLEALDLLTGPAEPPRTVLLAAWFHDAIYRGVAGQDEEESARLAEDRLAHAGLRPAEVEEVGRLVRMTADHRPEPGDDDAALLSDADLSVLGGTPAAYARYLAAVREDFAHIGDDDFAAGRAGVVRHLLQLDPLFHTRRGRELWLEPARRNLKGETQP; translated from the coding sequence ATGGCCATCTACCTCGATCCGCCGCTCTGGCCTGCACACGGAACGCACTTCTCGCATCTGGTCTCGGACGCCTCGCTGGCGGAACTGCACGACTTTGCTGCGGCCGCGGGCATTCCGGAGAGGGCGTTCGACGGTGACCACTACGACGTCGCCGAGGCCCGCTACAGCTCCCTAGTGGCGGCCGGAGCCATCCCGGTGGAGGGGCGGATCCTGGTCCGGAGGCTGATCGCCAGCGGGCTGCGGATCCCGGCCCGGCGGCGCAGCGGCTCACTCAAGCTGCCCCTGCTGACCCGGTGGAACGGGACCCTCCCCGGCCACGACGCCCTGTTCCTGGACCTGCTGGATCGCTGGGGCGAGGAGCACCGGAAGTATCACGGCCGCACGCACCTCCTGGCGGTCCTTGAGGCGTTGGACCTCCTCACCGGGCCTGCGGAGCCGCCCCGGACCGTGTTGCTCGCCGCCTGGTTCCACGACGCGATTTACCGGGGGGTCGCCGGCCAGGACGAGGAGGAGTCGGCCCGGCTCGCCGAGGACCGTCTGGCCCATGCCGGCCTTCGTCCGGCTGAGGTGGAGGAAGTTGGCCGGCTGGTAAGGATGACTGCGGACCACCGGCCGGAGCCCGGCGATGACGATGCAGCACTGCTCAGCGACGCCGACCTCTCGGTGCTGGGCGGAACCCCGGCAGCCTATGCCCGGTATCTGGCCGCCGTCCGGGAGGACTTTGCGCACATCGGCGACGACGACTTCGCCGCCGGACGCGCCGGCGTCGTCCGCCACCTCCTGCAGCTGGACCCGCTGTTCCACACCCGACGCGGCAGGGAACTGTGGCTGGAGCCTGCACGGCGAAACCTCAAGGGCGAGACACAGCCCTAG
- a CDS encoding SRPBCC domain-containing protein, producing the protein MSEHVSAGPARSGQGTAPAAAEDLMLVVTREFQTPIARVWSALTDPDQAAEWWGPRGFHTPRDSIDADLEIGGLYRACMIQDSTGEQHWWSGVHTDIEPPHLFVFTHAWDRADGTRGFETEVTFQLEEIDGGTRMTFFQGPFDSIDNRDAQGVGWRQSFDRLAGHLRRGT; encoded by the coding sequence ATGTCCGAGCACGTCAGCGCAGGTCCGGCCAGGTCCGGGCAGGGAACCGCCCCGGCTGCAGCAGAGGACCTGATGCTGGTGGTCACCCGCGAATTCCAGACGCCCATTGCCCGGGTGTGGTCCGCCTTGACGGACCCGGACCAAGCTGCGGAATGGTGGGGGCCGCGGGGATTCCACACTCCACGGGACAGCATCGATGCGGATCTGGAAATCGGCGGCCTCTACCGGGCCTGCATGATCCAGGACAGCACCGGCGAGCAACACTGGTGGAGCGGCGTCCACACAGACATCGAACCGCCCCATCTCTTCGTCTTCACCCATGCCTGGGACCGTGCGGACGGAACCCGAGGCTTCGAGACCGAGGTGACGTTCCAGCTGGAGGAGATCGACGGCGGCACCAGGATGACGTTCTTCCAGGGACCTTTCGACAGTATCGACAACAGAGACGCTCAAGGCGTCGGCTGGCGTCAGTCCTTCGACCGACTCGCCGGACACCTCCGCCGCGGCACCTGA
- a CDS encoding YccF domain-containing protein, giving the protein MKTLLNIIWLLFGGLWLSLGYFAAGIVCCLLIVTIPWGLASFRIANYALWPFGRTVVDRPGGTGVFSLLGNVIWLFVAGIWIAIGHVVTAIAMAATIVGIPLAIANLKLIPVSLMPLGKQVVPSDRPFATGYSKAYR; this is encoded by the coding sequence ATGAAGACACTGCTGAACATCATCTGGCTGCTCTTCGGCGGCCTCTGGCTTTCGCTTGGCTACTTCGCGGCCGGTATCGTCTGCTGCCTGCTGATAGTGACCATCCCGTGGGGGCTGGCGTCGTTCCGGATCGCGAACTATGCGCTGTGGCCCTTCGGACGAACCGTGGTGGACCGCCCCGGTGGAACGGGCGTGTTTTCGCTGCTGGGGAATGTCATCTGGCTCTTCGTCGCCGGTATCTGGATTGCCATTGGCCACGTGGTCACCGCCATTGCAATGGCCGCCACCATCGTGGGCATCCCGCTTGCCATCGCCAACCTCAAGCTGATTCCGGTCTCGCTGATGCCGCTTGGCAAACAGGTCGTCCCAAGTGACAGGCCCTTTGCGACGGGCTACAGCAAGGCCTACCGCTAG
- a CDS encoding YceI family protein, which yields MTLPEGLSQGVWTLDMSHSEVGFSVRHAGISKVRGRFNEATAEARVGESLPDSSLHASIKTASFDSGDANRDAHVRGADFFDVEKYPEMTFRAQGIRGDGEDYVLTGDLTIRDVTRPVDLEVEFTGVAVDPFGATRAGFSAEADISRKEFGLTWNAALETGGLLVSDKVKINVEAAMVKQA from the coding sequence GTGACACTGCCCGAAGGATTGAGCCAAGGCGTCTGGACACTGGACATGTCCCACAGCGAAGTCGGCTTCAGTGTCCGCCACGCCGGCATCAGCAAGGTCCGGGGCCGCTTCAATGAGGCGACGGCGGAGGCCCGTGTCGGTGAGTCCCTGCCGGACTCCAGCCTGCATGCCAGCATCAAGACCGCCAGCTTTGATTCCGGTGACGCAAACCGCGACGCGCACGTCCGCGGAGCCGATTTCTTCGACGTCGAAAAGTATCCGGAGATGACGTTCCGCGCCCAGGGCATCAGGGGCGACGGCGAGGATTACGTGCTGACCGGTGACCTCACCATCCGGGACGTTACCCGGCCGGTGGATTTGGAAGTCGAGTTCACCGGAGTTGCCGTGGACCCATTCGGCGCCACCCGTGCCGGGTTCAGCGCGGAAGCGGACATCAGCCGCAAGGAATTCGGCCTAACCTGGAACGCCGCGCTCGAAACCGGCGGCCTGCTGGTCAGTGACAAGGTCAAGATCAATGTCGAAGCCGCAATGGTCAAGCAGGCCTAG
- a CDS encoding phosphoribosylanthranilate isomerase yields the protein MFVKVCGLSTPESVRTAVQAGADAVGFVLTRSPREVTPAQARELLAHVPAGLPAVGVFRHETVADAVAAAQAAGLDWVQLHGDRTPADVRTVHDAGLKLIRAVTMSAAAEAFADWGEDLLLIDAAVPGSGEAWDYASVRAKGLAGRNWLLAGGLDPANVAGAASQADAWGVDVSSGVESSRGAKDLAKIRDFVTAAKP from the coding sequence ATGTTCGTCAAGGTATGCGGGCTCAGCACCCCGGAGTCGGTGAGGACCGCGGTGCAAGCCGGCGCGGACGCCGTCGGTTTTGTCCTGACCCGCAGCCCCAGGGAAGTGACACCGGCGCAGGCGCGGGAACTCCTGGCCCACGTCCCGGCCGGGCTCCCCGCCGTCGGTGTTTTCCGGCACGAAACCGTGGCGGACGCCGTCGCCGCAGCCCAGGCAGCCGGGCTGGACTGGGTCCAGCTCCACGGCGACCGCACCCCGGCAGACGTGCGCACCGTGCACGACGCCGGACTCAAGTTGATCCGGGCCGTCACCATGTCCGCCGCGGCGGAGGCGTTCGCGGACTGGGGCGAGGACCTGCTCCTGATCGACGCCGCCGTCCCCGGCTCCGGCGAGGCTTGGGACTACGCCTCGGTCCGCGCCAAGGGGCTGGCCGGGCGCAACTGGCTCCTGGCCGGCGGGCTGGATCCCGCCAACGTCGCCGGCGCGGCCTCGCAGGCAGATGCCTGGGGGGTGGACGTCTCCTCCGGCGTCGAATCTTCCCGCGGGGCGAAGGACCTGGCCAAAATCCGGGACTTCGTGACGGCGGCGAAGCCCTGA
- a CDS encoding HutD family protein, whose translation MEIIRYAELKAHPWPNGGGVTREVARRPSSGVPQDNAAGAGWDWRVSIAEVAKAGEFSAFTGMDRVLTVIEGELLLLTVDGAEHPLEKYRPFRFSGDAAAAGALPTGDIRDLNVITRRGAFKGFTSIIELSKKRAHPVFEGQLGILLQGQAAVAPGGPADAEQVTEPQALDRYDAVVGSDTASPEILGRGFLAVVSIDAVTD comes from the coding sequence ATGGAGATCATCCGTTATGCCGAGTTGAAAGCCCACCCCTGGCCCAACGGCGGCGGGGTGACCCGCGAAGTGGCGCGCCGTCCTTCGTCCGGCGTTCCGCAGGACAACGCCGCAGGTGCCGGCTGGGACTGGCGGGTCAGCATCGCCGAGGTAGCCAAGGCGGGCGAGTTCTCGGCGTTCACCGGCATGGACCGCGTTCTGACCGTAATCGAGGGGGAGCTGTTGCTCCTGACCGTCGACGGCGCCGAACACCCGCTGGAGAAATACCGCCCCTTCCGGTTCTCCGGCGACGCCGCCGCGGCCGGGGCACTGCCAACGGGCGACATCCGCGACCTGAACGTCATCACCCGCCGGGGAGCCTTCAAGGGCTTCACCTCCATCATCGAACTCTCCAAAAAACGGGCACACCCGGTGTTCGAGGGCCAGCTGGGCATCCTGCTCCAAGGCCAGGCGGCCGTCGCGCCCGGTGGCCCAGCCGACGCCGAGCAAGTCACCGAGCCGCAGGCGCTGGACCGCTATGACGCCGTCGTGGGTTCGGACACCGCGTCCCCCGAGATCCTGGGCCGCGGCTTCCTGGCCGTGGTCTCCATCGACGCCGTCACCGACTAG
- a CDS encoding SMR family transporter, with protein sequence MAWLILVLSGSLEAVWAAALHRTTQASGRRRIAPAVVFLISVLASTGGLAVAMQSIPTGTAYAVWVGVGVVLTSAYAMITKVEPATRGRILLLGGIVACVAGLKLVV encoded by the coding sequence ATGGCGTGGTTAATACTCGTACTGTCCGGATCCCTGGAAGCCGTCTGGGCTGCGGCCCTGCACCGGACAACGCAGGCCTCCGGCCGCCGCCGGATTGCGCCGGCCGTGGTCTTCCTCATCTCCGTCTTGGCCAGTACCGGCGGCCTCGCGGTCGCCATGCAGTCCATCCCGACCGGCACTGCTTACGCAGTCTGGGTGGGGGTCGGTGTGGTGCTGACCTCCGCCTACGCGATGATCACCAAAGTTGAGCCAGCGACCCGGGGACGGATCCTGTTGCTCGGCGGAATCGTCGCCTGCGTCGCCGGCCTGAAGCTGGTGGTGTGA
- a CDS encoding multidrug efflux SMR transporter: MAAKRTPKLPAKAPTSTLSWLILLASAVLEAVWATALGQSDGFTRPLPTLVFALSATLSMVGLGLAVKSIPLGTAYAVWVGIGAALTVGWAMATGVEPASPLKLLFIAGIVGCAAGLKLLPAPQQPQSAAGSPRV, from the coding sequence ATGGCCGCGAAACGTACGCCGAAACTGCCGGCCAAGGCGCCCACATCCACCCTGTCCTGGCTCATCCTGCTGGCCTCTGCTGTGCTGGAGGCCGTTTGGGCCACAGCCCTGGGGCAGTCCGACGGCTTCACCCGTCCGCTGCCCACCCTCGTGTTCGCGTTGAGCGCGACCCTGAGCATGGTGGGGTTGGGGCTGGCGGTGAAAAGCATCCCGCTCGGTACGGCCTATGCCGTCTGGGTGGGGATCGGCGCGGCGCTGACGGTCGGCTGGGCGATGGCCACCGGCGTCGAGCCTGCGAGCCCGCTGAAACTGCTGTTTATCGCAGGGATTGTGGGCTGCGCGGCCGGACTGAAGCTGCTGCCGGCGCCACAGCAGCCGCAATCCGCTGCCGGATCTCCCCGCGTTTGA
- a CDS encoding aldo/keto reductase, with product MNAATVQLGDGLVVSLLGFGGMALTPVYGDVDPAEALATLHHAVDAGVSFIDTADIYGAGSNEELISRLLRERRHEVQLATKFGLVGNPAAGYSDIRGDAAYVRQSVDHSLQRLGTDTIDLYYMHRRDLRVPIAETVEAMAGLVQAGKVRHLGLSEVTAEELREAVSIHPIAAVQSEWSIWSRDVERHVVPTAAELGVGFVPYSPLGRGFLTGTVDGSKLGTNDFRRKIPRFAATALDANQGVVAAVQSVAAELAAAGQPATPAQVALAWLLTQGRKLGLPVVPIPGTRRAARIDENLGALTLDFTAAHLEKLDAAADAVVGSRSADPSWVSEGRE from the coding sequence ATGAATGCAGCGACAGTCCAACTCGGCGACGGACTGGTGGTCAGCCTCCTCGGGTTTGGCGGCATGGCCCTGACTCCGGTCTACGGCGACGTGGACCCCGCCGAGGCCCTGGCCACTCTGCACCATGCAGTGGATGCCGGCGTCAGCTTCATCGACACGGCGGACATCTACGGTGCAGGCAGCAACGAGGAACTGATCAGCAGGCTCCTCAGGGAACGCCGCCATGAGGTGCAACTGGCCACCAAATTCGGACTCGTAGGGAACCCGGCAGCCGGCTACTCCGATATCCGCGGCGACGCAGCTTACGTTCGGCAGTCCGTGGACCACAGCCTCCAGCGCCTCGGCACCGACACCATCGACCTGTACTACATGCACCGCCGTGACCTCCGCGTTCCGATTGCGGAAACCGTGGAGGCCATGGCGGGGCTGGTGCAGGCCGGCAAAGTGCGGCATCTCGGCCTGTCCGAGGTGACGGCCGAGGAACTTCGTGAGGCCGTCAGTATCCACCCGATCGCTGCAGTCCAGAGCGAGTGGTCCATCTGGAGCCGCGATGTGGAACGCCACGTTGTCCCCACGGCGGCCGAACTTGGTGTGGGTTTTGTGCCCTATTCCCCGCTGGGCCGGGGATTCCTCACCGGCACCGTAGACGGCTCGAAACTGGGAACCAACGACTTCCGCCGCAAGATTCCCCGGTTCGCCGCGACGGCCCTGGACGCCAATCAGGGCGTGGTGGCCGCCGTACAGTCTGTCGCGGCCGAGCTTGCCGCTGCCGGCCAGCCCGCAACTCCTGCCCAGGTGGCTCTGGCCTGGCTGCTCACGCAGGGCCGAAAGCTTGGACTGCCGGTGGTCCCCATCCCCGGCACCCGCAGGGCGGCGCGGATCGACGAAAACCTCGGCGCGCTGACGCTCGACTTCACCGCAGCCCACCTCGAGAAACTCGACGCCGCCGCGGACGCCGTCGTCGGCTCCCGCTCGGCGGACCCCAGCTGGGTGTCCGAGGGCCGCGAATAG
- a CDS encoding MBL fold metallo-hydrolase, producing the protein MDTLIHSLRDITIRRISVSEMDNNVYLLTSKDSGAQLLIDAADDLAAIQGLLTDAAADTSATPKLALIATTHQHWDHVRALPGLVAATGAKTAAGTDDAAALPVPVDVPLDHGNIGNFDGFDVTAVHLRGHTPGSIALVYQDPDGPAHIFSGDSLFPGGVGNTQKDPVRFAQLIDDVSARLFDVYPDETVVHPGHGKPTTLGAERPHLKDWRARGW; encoded by the coding sequence ATGGACACGCTTATTCACTCGTTACGGGACATCACCATCCGCCGGATTTCGGTCAGCGAGATGGACAACAACGTATATCTGCTCACCAGCAAGGACTCCGGCGCGCAGCTCCTGATCGATGCGGCCGATGATCTGGCTGCCATCCAGGGCCTACTCACCGACGCCGCCGCGGATACCTCCGCCACGCCGAAGCTGGCGCTGATTGCCACCACCCACCAGCACTGGGACCACGTCCGAGCGCTCCCGGGCCTGGTAGCGGCCACCGGCGCCAAGACGGCCGCCGGGACGGATGACGCCGCCGCACTCCCCGTTCCGGTGGACGTGCCGCTCGATCACGGGAACATCGGGAACTTCGACGGCTTTGATGTGACAGCGGTGCACCTGCGCGGGCACACCCCCGGTTCGATCGCGCTGGTCTACCAGGATCCGGACGGTCCGGCGCACATCTTCTCCGGAGATTCGCTGTTCCCCGGCGGGGTAGGCAACACTCAGAAGGATCCCGTCCGGTTCGCCCAGCTGATCGACGACGTCAGCGCACGCCTGTTCGATGTGTATCCGGATGAGACCGTCGTGCACCCCGGCCACGGGAAACCCACCACCCTGGGTGCGGAACGCCCGCACCTAAAGGACTGGCGCGCCCGCGGCTGGTAA